The bacterium sequence CAGTGTACCCGCAACCCTGCCGCCCTGTCAAACGCGATGGAGCGGACGGCCCTCGAAACACCCGCGGACCCGGAGGCGGGAAGAGCCCACCCGCCCCACTCCCTTCGAAACCCGCCGCCGGATTTGCCGCACACCCGGGCTACCCCAACACGACCCGGAGCTCTTTCGGCGCCCGCGTCAAGATGCGGCACCCGTCCGCGGTGACCACGACGTCGTCTTCGGTGCGCACCCCGCCCCACCCCGGGAGGTAGATCCCCGGCTCGACGGTGACGACCATGCCGGGGCCCAAGACGGCGTCCTCCAACGGCGAGAGCCGCGGCCCCTCGTGCACCTCCAACCCCAGACCGTGGCCGAGGGAGTGCCCGAACGCCTCCCCAAATCCCGCCGCGGCAATGACGGACCGGGCCGCCTCGTCCACAGACCGGCAAGGGACGCCCGGCCGGATCATGTCGAGGGCACGCCGCTGAGCGTCGAGCACAACCTGATACACCCGGCGCTGCTGGTCATCGGCGCTTCGGAGCGCGACCGTCCGGGTGCAATCCGAGCAGTACCCACCGCATTGCGCGCCAAAGTCGAGGGTGACGAACTCCCCCCCGGCCATCACCCGGTCCGTCGCCCGGCCGTGCGGCAGGGCCGAGCGGGGGCCGCTGGCGACCACGCTGTCGAAGGCGACCCGGTCCGCTCCGGCGCGGCGCATGAACGATTCCAGTTCGACCCCGGCCGCGCGTTCTGTGAGTCCGGGGCGGAGCACCTCGAGCATGTGCACGAATGCCTGATCCGCAATCTCCACCGCGCGCGAGATCGCCGCCAGTTCCTCGGCGTCTTTCACCCAGCGGAGACGGTCTACCGAATTGAGGGGCACCAGCTCGGCGGGAGCAAGCTTCTCCCGCAGCCGCAGCACCTGGGCGTAGGAGACAAACTCGGCCTCGAATCCGATCGTGCGCGGCTTTCGCTCACCGACGGCCGCCGCCAGCGCGCCCAGGGGATCCCGCCCGCCTCGCAGCACGGTCCAGCCGGGGGCCTCCGCCGCCGCCTGCTCCTCGTAGCGAAAATCGACCGCGAGGAGCGCCTCCGGCGGAGTGACGAGGGCCAATCCGGCCGACCCGGTGAATCCGGTCACGTACCGACGGTTCTCTGTCTTCAAGAGCAACAGGGCCTCGGTCCCGGATGTCCCGAGGTACTCCCGGGCGCGGTCGAGGTGGGAACGGAGCGTCGGGGTCGTCCCGGGCATCACCGGCTCACCGGCGGCCTCCGGTGATGGCCCGCTCGACAAACCGCATCAACCGGGTGAGCACAAACTCCCGCC is a genomic window containing:
- a CDS encoding Xaa-Pro peptidase family protein; its protein translation is MPGTTPTLRSHLDRAREYLGTSGTEALLLLKTENRRYVTGFTGSAGLALVTPPEALLAVDFRYEEQAAAEAPGWTVLRGGRDPLGALAAAVGERKPRTIGFEAEFVSYAQVLRLREKLAPAELVPLNSVDRLRWVKDAEELAAISRAVEIADQAFVHMLEVLRPGLTERAAGVELESFMRRAGADRVAFDSVVASGPRSALPHGRATDRVMAGGEFVTLDFGAQCGGYCSDCTRTVALRSADDQQRRVYQVVLDAQRRALDMIRPGVPCRSVDEAARSVIAAAGFGEAFGHSLGHGLGLEVHEGPRLSPLEDAVLGPGMVVTVEPGIYLPGWGGVRTEDDVVVTADGCRILTRAPKELRVVLG